One window from the genome of Nicotiana sylvestris chromosome 9, ASM39365v2, whole genome shotgun sequence encodes:
- the LOC104249926 gene encoding transcription factor bHLH148-like produces MESMVIEMSSAPISNTIASSDRVILRGKKNKKSLKNKTQNNTNANNSENPTEWKTQAQQQVYSSKLLKALREVRISSPPATTTRSVPAPKGGRAVREVADRVLAVTAKGRTRWSRAILTNRLKLKFMKKHSKRQKLMAAGSCTSSRLPKKPRVGILKLKTKNLPAFQKKARVLGRLVPGCRKQPVPVILEEASDYIAALEMQVRAMSALANLLSGSSSTAPPPLDHLSSNRPPPS; encoded by the coding sequence ATGGAATCAATGGTTATAGAGATGTCTTCAGCGCCGATCTCGAATACTATAGCGTCCTCTGACAGAGTTATATTGAGGgggaaaaagaataagaaaagcttgaaaaataaaactcaaaacaacacGAATGCCAATAACAGCGAGAATCCGACTGAATGGAAAACACAAGCTCAACAGCAAGTTTACTCTTCAAAGCTACTGAAAGCACTCCGTGAAGTGCGAATCAGTTCACCGCCGGCGACAACGACTCGTTCGGTGCCGGCGCCAAAAGGCGGCCGAGCCGTACGGGAAGTGGCTGACAGAGTCCTTGCGGTTACTGCTAAAGGACGAACAAGGTGGAGCCGAGCTATACTTACAAACCGGCTCAAGCTCAAGTTCATGAAGAAGCACTCGAAGCGGCAGAAATTAATGGCGGCAGGTTCTTGTACCAGTAGCCGGTTACCTAAGAAGCCGAGAGTGGGGATATTGAAGCTGAAAACGAAGAATTTGCCGGCTTTCCAGAAGAAAGCTCGAGTATTGGGACGGCTTGTACCTGGTTGCAGGAAACAACCGGTGCCGGTGATTCTAGAAGAAGCCAGTGATTACATAGCAGCTCTTGAGATGCAAGTTCGAGCCATGAGTGCTCTAGCTAACCTCCTTTCTGGCTCTTCTTCTACTGCTCCTCCTCCTCTAGATCATCTCAGCTCCAACCGGCCTCCTCCTAGttga